The DNA region CCGCTCCACGATGGTCGGCCAGGATCGGGGCAGGGCCGTTCCGCGCGACAACCGCTTCACGCGTGTCTGGGTCATGACCGCCGGGCGGTGGCAGCTGGTGGCGAATCACTATTCGCTGATGACGTCACCGTGAGCAGCGCCGTTGTGGCATTTTCGAGTCATGCCTGTGCTCGATGCGCCTGCGGCCTGCCGAATCGTTGAAGCCGACGTGGCCCGTCACGCATGATGTCGGAGCGTCCGCCGGCATCATCGAGCGGAGCAACCCGCATCACCCCATGGAGTTCGGCCACGCAGCCTAACTCGGGCTTGGATCGCCACATCGCTTCATGCACACGCTCCGCGATGGCCCGTTTCGCCGCTGAGCTCCGGCGTTGCAGGGATTCTCCGCATGGTGCACGACGCGGCGCTCATGCGACTGGCTGCGACGCGATGCGCTGCGCATGTTGAATCGCGCGGGCGGCGCGCAACCGACGACGGCTCGCAGCACGGCCGGCAGCGCGCGACCTCCCATTCCTCTCATCGGACTTCCCGCCATGGTGCGCCCTCCGCAGTGGGAGTACACGACCGCGCTGATCGACGTCTCCGGCTGGGTGCGGGCCAAGGTGGACCCCGAGGCGACGAGCGCCGAGCTGAATCGCTACGGCGCCGAGGGGTGGGAGCTGGTGAGC from Roseisolibacter agri includes:
- a CDS encoding DUF4177 domain-containing protein, coding for MVRPPQWEYTTALIDVSGWVRAKVDPEATSAELNRYGAEGWELVSAFDVNEGHGRTSKIVALFKRPRP